A stretch of DNA from Candidatus Latescibacter sp.:
GACTATCCAGGCATCCGGCACGCAGGAAATCCGGAGGGCGTGCGTCGCGATCTCGCTACCCGCGACATGACGCTTGCAAGCTTGCTGCTGCTGAGCTTTTCAGGTTATCTCTCACCAAAAATCGACGAGAAAGCGGTACTTGGGTTGTAGGATGGTCTGGAAAGAATATTTCCCTTGACAAACTTGTCGGATTTACATATACTTTTTTTGTGGATTGTGGTTCACTCATAATAGTTGGACCGGGAAAGAATTAAAAAGTTGGAAGGAGAAGACGGGTTTTATCTCGCCTTCTCCTTTTTTATATGAATATGCTGTCCCCGTAGCTCATCTGAAATTCTTCTGAACTTTTATCCATGCCAGCTATATCATGAATAATCTGCTGCTTTCTTCAGTTTTCCTTCGCATCGCCCTATTGTCCATCCTCTCAGTCATAATTCTCTTTCTCTCATCCGGTTGCGCGCCGATATTTGTCAAAAACGATCCCTGGCTCGGCAGGGACAAGCTGTATCATTTCGTCTGCACCGGCGCGATCGGCGCAGGAACGACTTTCGCTGCCAGATCGAACGGAGAGCCACGCAGCACCGCCCCTGTGTATGGAATATCCGCGGCGTTGACTGTAGGAGCAGGCAAGGAATGGTACGATCTGAAAATCAAAAATACTTTCTGGAGTTGGAAAGACTTTACCTGGGATATTATAGGCGGAACAGCGGGGAGTTATGCGGCAGCGCGGTAAAAACACTTTGACTTCACGACAATAAAACCCTATAATTTCCAGAACACCAGAAAAACATAGGCAGGCTAACTTACTGAATAAGGAAGCATTTTTCATGGAATCGAGGAGAGGATTTCTGAAAGCGGCTGCGGCCGGCGGAGTCGCCGCCATGATCGCCTCAAAAAAAGCCCCTGCATTCGCCCAGGACCGGGGGATAATGAAAATCGGCCAGCTCGGGCTGGGGTCGCACGGGTTCCTGGGCAGTTTCAAAAAACCGCCAAAAAGTTTCAAACAGAAAGTGCTCTGCAAGCCATACGCGGTTTGGGACGATGCTCCCGGAGTAGCGGAAGCCATGATGGACATGGGATTCGAAAAGGTGATCAGGGATCCGGTCGAGCTGGTTAAAGAATGCGACGGCGTCCATATCGAACATGCCGATTACCGAAGGGTGCTGGAATTGGCCCGTCCGGCTCTCGAAGCGGGAAAGCCGGTGTTCATCAACCGTCCGTTTACCGCGATCATAGCCGACGCCGAAGAAGCGGTTCGTCTCGCCAGGGCGTACAATGCTCCGCTCATGTGCGCCTCCTCCCTGGAATTCCAGCCGGAGGTGGCCGGGATGCAGAAATTCGCCCGTGAGAAAGGTCCGGTGCGAAGTTATGAAGCGTTCTGCCCGGAACCGATTTTCCCCTGGATGTTTCCCCATGTAATCAATTTCGCTCACGCCGGACTGGGCGGCGGCATCGAGACCGCCTATTTCTCCGGGGATTATTTCATCGATATCGGGAAGTGGGTTCACCTGAAACAGGCCCTCATGGGGACTCTCGACCTGACCAGATTCCCCGAGGGATACAAGCCGGATTATCAGAAAGCCGACGAGGAAAAGCGTCCCATCGGCGAGGCGGTGTCCCTGCTCACCTACAAGTCTCGCGACGGCCAGCCGCCCATGATCGGCTATAATCATATCGGCGAGAATCCCGCGCCCTACCACATCACTGTCTACGGCATGGGCGGCAGCAAAACGTTCACGGCGGGAGACAACCTGTTCTACTATATGTTTACAGCGCTCCATGATTTCTATACCAAACGCAAATCGCCTCGTCCCTTTGAGGCAA
This window harbors:
- a CDS encoding twin-arginine translocation signal domain-containing protein, with protein sequence MESRRGFLKAAAAGGVAAMIASKKAPAFAQDRGIMKIGQLGLGSHGFLGSFKKPPKSFKQKVLCKPYAVWDDAPGVAEAMMDMGFEKVIRDPVELVKECDGVHIEHADYRRVLELARPALEAGKPVFINRPFTAIIADAEEAVRLARAYNAPLMCASSLEFQPEVAGMQKFAREKGPVRSYEAFCPEPIFPWMFPHVINFAHAGLGGGIETAYFSGDYFIDIGKWVHLKQALMGTLDLTRFPEGYKPDYQKADEEKRPIGEAVSLLTYKSRDGQPPMIGYNHIGENPAPYHITVYGMGGSKTFTAGDNLFYYMFTALHDFYTKRKSPRPFEAILEQHRALTATNVSRLSGKAVRLDSLGGDDAIPYSESMRRWLIRFRLSGKESWTK